One window of the Podospora pseudopauciseta strain CBS 411.78 chromosome 4, whole genome shotgun sequence genome contains the following:
- a CDS encoding hypothetical protein (EggNog:ENOG503PDB2), giving the protein MQFPLAALIGTLSTFLLSGTATASPVFSDHAMAMQARQSTRTLGFIGCSMAENVAQGYVSVGGVRLWEPYGTSGMVVQSWTNSNSNSWRLFDQQAARHGKPTAVWVQICIFAQQGVTYDEVKRLIANARQHAAPGAEVYITGQPVYEGGNTCFLAGSKGPELTDSLAKRAAEDPELNVKYPGQFVLKPGEVADGCHANTAGQQSLGRQALAYWG; this is encoded by the exons ATGCAGTTTCCGCTCGCAGCATTGATTGGTACATTGAGCACCTTTTTGCTCAGTGGtaccgccaccgcctcgcCCGTCTTCAGTGACCACGCCATGGCCATGCAAGCCCGTCAATCCACTCGAACTCTGGGCTTTATAGGGTGTTCCATGGCCGAGAACGTAGCTCAAGGCTATGTTTCTGTCGGGGGGGTGCGCCTATGGGAACCCTACGGAACCTCTGGCATG GTTGTCCAATCGTGGACAAACAGCAACTCCAACTCGTGGCGTCTCTTCGACCAACAGGCCGCCCGTCACGGCAAGCCCACTGCTGTATGGGTACAGATTTGCATCTTTGCTCAGCAGGGGGTAACCTACGACGAGGTTAAGCGTCTCATTGCCAATGCAAGACAGCACGCCGCCCCTGGAGCAGAGGTCTACATCACGGGTCAACCCGTCTACGAAGGTGGCAACacctgcttcttggccggTAGCAAGGGTCCTGAACTGACCGACAGTTTGGCCAAGCGAGCGGCAGAGGATCCCGAGTTGAATGTCAAGTATCCAGGGCAGTTTGTGCTGAAGCCAGGCGAGGTGGCGGATGGGTGTCATGCCAATACTGCTGGGCAGCAGAGCTTGGGAAGACAGGCGCTGGCTTATTGGGGCTGA
- a CDS encoding hypothetical protein (EggNog:ENOG503NUCP; COG:G), producing MSVGHQDGSPPPSSSPCSSRAPISNYYPIGHDLKHPDDRYRLEHDGSSFESQGVLSPLLPGSPHATALRSNSIEMQDSGISSLENEREAQRINRKMDLYLLPLLSLLYLFNGLDRGNIGNAQTQGFTHDIGALPDDLNLAVSLFFVTFVLFQMPSAAVGQWLGPSTWLPIMMLCWGLITTIQAFIWGKVALITTRLLIGVFEAGFYPTCIVYLGSFYSRFDLATRIGLFYGQYAIASAFSGALSYAIFQVSHAWLKPWQLLFIIEGFLTCVLGAVAWLWLPTGPRGAWFLSHSERQFVVDRVGGVEPNAAKYSSLTRRDLVETLRDWKLWYVLVFNICASVPVTAFSVFLPLVVQGMGYESVEANLMSVPPAVCGAVGLYLFASSSDRHRERGWHIVGALVVALGGLVGVVGSVSNAAKYASLCVFLFGSYVPPPLTVAWLSGNTPTAGKRALVVGANGLGNLAGAIGSQLYRAEYAPGYKLPLVVTLGFVGVALTGYVAYRYTLRAVNARRAAIRKSKSAEQIEAERVDSVRHADRKWVFVYDL from the exons ATGAGCGTCGGCCACCAGGATGGatcaccgccgccatcctcatctCCATGCTCTTCCAGAGCCCCGATTTCGAACTATTACCCTATAGGACATGACCTGAAGCACCCTGATGACAGATACCGCCTTGAACATGATGGGAGCTCTTTCGAAAGTCAAGGGGTGCTTTCGCCGTTGCTTCCTGGCTCTCCACACGCCACCGCGCTTCGCAGCAACAGCATTGAGATGCAAGATTCGGGGATATCAAGTCTTGAAAACGAAAGAGAGGCGCAACGTATCAACCGAAAGATGGATTTGTacctgctccccctcctatCGCTGCTGTATCTGTTCAACGGCCTCGACAGGGGGAATATTGGCAATGCGCAAACCCAAGGCTTCACGCATGACATCGGTGCCCTGCCGGATGATCTCAACCTTGCAGTGTCGCTCTTTTTCGTCACCTTTGTCCTGTTCCAGATGCCCTCGGCCGCAGTGGGACAATGGCTGGGGCCGAGCACGTGGCTGCCCATCATGATG CTCTGCTGGGGCCTCATAACCACGATTCAGGCATTCATCTGGGGAAAAG TGGCTCTGATAACGACTCGTCTCCTCATCGGTGTCTTTGAAGCTGGCTTTTACCCCACATGCATCGTTTATCTTGGCTCTTTCTATTCCCGGTTCGACCTGGCCACGCGGATTGGACTGTTTTATGGACAGTATGCCATTGCATCTGCCTTCTCGGGGGCCCTGT CATATGCCATCTTTCAGGTCTCCCATGCCTGGCTCAAGCCATGGCAGcttctcttcatcatcgaggGGTTTCTCACCTGCGTGCTGGGAGCGGTAGCATGGTTGTGGCTACCGACGGGACCTAGAGGCGCGTGGTTCCTGAGCCACAGCGAAAGGCAGTTTGTGGTGGACCGAGTCGGTGGCGTGGAACCCAATGCTGCCAAATACTCCAGCCTTACCCGGCGGGATCTGGTCGAGACGCTGAGGGACTGGAAGCTGTGGTATGTGCTGGTGTTCAACATCTGCGCCAGCGTGCCCGTCACGGCTTTCTCCGTCTTCCTCCCGCTGGTTGTGCAGGGTATGGGGTACGAATCGGTCGAGGCAAACTTG ATGTCGGTGCCGCCAGCGGTGTGCGGGGCGGTCGGGCTCTACCTGTTCGCATCCAGCTCGGATCGGCACAGGGAGCGGGGATGGCACATTGTCGGAGCACTGGTGGTGGCGCTGGGGGGACTCGTCGGGGTGGTCGGATCGGTCAGCAACGCAGCCAAGTATGCGTCGCTGTGcgtgtttctttttggcagCTACGTGCCGCCCCCGCTCACCGTGGCCTGGCTCAGCGGCAACACACCGACGGCTGGGAAGagggcgctggtggtgggcgcGAATGGGCTGGGAAACCTGGCGGGCGCCATCGGGTCGCAGCTCTACCGAGCCGAGTATGCACCCGGGTACAAACTGCCGCTGGTGGTGACGTTGGGATTCGTCGGTGTTGCCCTCACCGGTTATGTAGCGTATCGTTACACACTGCGGGCGGTGAACGCGCGCAGGGCGGCCATCAGGAAATCGAAAAGCGCCGAGCAGATAGAGGCCGAGCGTGTCGACTCTGTCAGACATGCAGACCGCAAATGGGTGTTTGTATACGACCTGTAA
- a CDS encoding hypothetical protein (CAZy:AA3; COG:E; EggNog:ENOG50KOG1238) — protein sequence MDLGAAPTLGSTNLPGTVYLASTHPLPTHGEPLLYNYTQSQVYQAVTMPLPSTSPPHLPPKEHDYIIIGGGTAGCVLASTLASDRNVSILLLEKGHERDNLLSRNPLFSQNFELPGLQSVCRLSEPVLGTRQQRAKIWAAEAMGGTSRINGSLWTRGIPAGYDFWAKEFGLTEWSWGKVEPFFEMIEEKVPRREPNEVLEMVAFVDKTAGAVGLPLEGNVNSPRAKAQACFRMHQTVDERGTKASQNRIWLNSETVKKTPNLIIATGYTATGLQLNSTGARVEGVWVKDATGKHPGMNLFKVKKEIIVCSGVVGTPELLMKSGIGPRDQLTPLGIPVVRELNHVGRNLTDHTSFPIMSEIPQNHTIHSLQNPFVLVWQLLKWLIWGKGLLAASSTPRTLFVQSSAIDDTSMSILTRNPDTGQCTMDPNDTANIPNIEIMVTPVNTFMEAVIPNKSLTSWYATLVQPFSRGQVQLSPSPSGRSEDDPAIKIIYPMMTDERDWAVMRKAMRFGMRFAEEFANQYPHSAVLSFAPGMDLMYLDSVIEAKRAKGKTKKAESSAGVPDITDPHTQMSSSSSQQVPQGYRGKTWQTVTDLEIDEYAKRVWASALHATSTCRMSLSPEGGVVDQRLRVHGIENLRIADASVFPAIPSAHTMAPTVMVGRRLGEMILEEAGRSG from the exons ATGGATCTGGGAGCTGCTCCCACACTTGGCTCAACCAACTTACCAGGTACCGTATATTTGGCCTCGACACACCCTTTACCTACGCACGGAGAACCTCTTCTCTACAACTATACACAGTCTCAAGTATACCAAGCTGTCACAATGCCCTTGCCATCCACCTCGCCGCCACATCTACCGCCCAAAGAACATGATTACATCATCATTGGCGGAGGAACGGCCGGCTGTGTGCTTGCCTCTACACTCGCTTCGGATCGCAACGTCAgcattctcctcctcgaaaAAGGCCACGAGCGCGACAATCTCCTCTCGCGCAACCCGCTCTTCTCTCAGAACTTCGAGTTGCCTGGACTCCAATCAGTATGCCGACTTTCAGAGCCTGTGCTTGGTACTCGACAGCAGCGGGCCAAGATATGGGCTGCTGAGGCAATGGGGGGCACGAGTAGGATCAATGGATCGTTGTGGACGAGGGGCATACCTGCCGGCTACGATTTCTGGGCAAAGGAATTTGGTTTGACAGAATGGAGCTGGGGCAAGGTTGAGCCATTCTTTGAAATGATTGAAGAGAAGGTACCGCGAAGGGAGCCGAATGAGGTTCTAGAGATGGTTGCCTTCGTGGACAAGACCGCCGGGGCTGTTGGACTGCCTCTGGAGGGCAATGTCAACTCGCCGAGGGCAAAGGCACAGGCGTGTTTCAGGATGCACCAGACAGTTGATGAGAGGGGGACGAAGGCCTCACAGAACAGGATTTGGTTGAATTCGGAAACAGTGAAAAAGACACCAAATCTAATCATCGCCACGGGGTATACAGCGACAGGTTTGCAGCTCAACTCAACAGGCGCCAGGGTCGAAGGTGTATGGGTGAAAGATGCTACAGGGAAACACCCCGGCATGAATCTGTTCAAGGTCAAAAAGGAGATCATTGTCTGCAGCGGGGTTGTTGGTACACCAGAGCTCCTGATGAAGAG CGGCATTGGCCCTCGAGATCAACTCACTCCTCTTGGTATTCCTGTTGTCCGAGAACTGAACCACGTTGGCCGCAACTTGACAGACCACACTTCGTTTCCTATCATGTCTGAAATACCGCAAAATCACACCATACATTCTCTCCAGAACCCTTTTGTACTCGTCTGGCAGCTTCTGAAGTGGCTTATATGGGGCAAAGGTCTTCTGGCGGCCTCCAGCACCCCAAGAACGCTTTTTGTCCAGAGCAGCGCTATTGATGACACGTCCATGTCGATTCTCACCCGCAACCCAGACACGGGGCAATGCACAATGGACCCCAATGACACAGCCAACATTCCCAACATTGAGATTATGGTCACTCCCGTCAACACCTTCATGGAAGCTGTCATTCCAAACAAGTCTCTTACGTCTTGGTACGCAACCCTCGTCCAGCCATTCTCGCGCGGCCAAGTCCAGCTTTCACCTTCTCCATCCGGGCGAAGTGAGGACGACCCGGCCATCAAAATCATTTACCCCATGATGACGGACGAGAGAGATTGGGCGGTCATGAGAAAAGCAATGCGATTTGGCATGAGATTTGCGGAGGAGTTTGCCAACCAGTATCCCCACTCCGCTGTCTTGAGCTTCGCGCCAGGGATGGACCTCATGTATCTTGATTCTGTCATTGAGGCCAAAAGGGCCAAGGGGAAGACCAAAAAGGCAGAATCTTCAGCGGGGGTTCCAGATATCACTGATCCTCACACCCAAatgtcttcttcatcgtcgcAGCAGGTACCTCAGGGATACAGAGGAAAGACTTGGCAAACTGTGACGGATTTAGAGATTGACGAGTATGCAAAACGAGTGTGGGCTTCTGCTCTGCATGCCACTTCGACGTGTCGCATGTCCCTTTCACCAGAGGGCGGCGTGGTGGATCAGCGGTTGAGGGTGCACGGGATTGAGAATCTGAGAATTGCGGATGCAAGCGTCTTTCCTGCCATTCCCAGTGCGCATACCATGGCGCCTACTGTTATGGTGGGGAGAAGGCTCGGGGAGATGattttggaggaggccggCCGAAGTGGGTAA
- a CDS encoding hypothetical protein (COG:S; EggNog:ENOG503P2GQ): MAAFQNMPQAWRRLIFLIPVLIITLILASGLYTGSLPKPRMPKVVFDDSHGPFHSDCQANHTPPNLDSLPDIIRALWQPLILPITAPRFVTLDGTEKLLPPQNELVHTKPMGKRICILDVDTRDLAGEGSIFYSEGVPPWDKLGSPSAGFLSHYLYAQIHGYSYKFIRAPQYADRAPHWSKVIFTKELLKEYDIVVMMDYDAMFPSPEVPLEWMLNYWKIDRDVIVAMAEDPAGEPNFDDSEKHKVNINSGFIIAQAGEKSQRLFKDWAECPSEVRYKGCAKWAQTLFHEQAAFSTHVRYDFLDGYSIETHPQYIRMLPCQEANGIPEVSGSGCVGHLVRHYWGRKGLTNREFGHNVMAALTPLLVQAAYKEPGHVEDLRSKVLKGAEVLDKPPAR, encoded by the exons ATGGCCGCCTTCCAAAATATGCCCCAGGCATGGCGTCGCCTCATCTTTCTGATCCCcgttctcatcatcaccctcatcctcgcgtCGGGCTTGTACACTGGGTCGCTGCCCAAGCCGCGCAT GCCCAAGGTGGTGTTTGACGACAGCCATGGCCCATTCCATTCCGACTGCCAGGCGAACCATACTCCCCCGAACCTCGACAGCCTCCCGGACATCATTCGCGCGCTCTGGCAACCGCTCATTCTGCCCATCACGGCGCCCCGATTCGTGACCCTCGACGGAACCGAAAAGCTGCTGCCTCCCCAGAATGAGCTCGTTCACACGAAGCCCATGGGGAAGAGGATCTGCATCCTCGACGTGGATACGCGCGACCTGGCGGGCGAGGGAAGCATTTTCTACAGCGAAGGCGTTCCACCCTGGGACAAGCTGGGCAGTCCGTCGGCAGGCTTCCTCAGCCACTATCTCTACGCCCAAATTCACGGCTACTCGTACAAGTTCATCCGGGCACCACAGTATGCCGACCGCGCCCCCCACTGGTCCAAAGTCATCTTCACCAAGGAGCTCCTCAAGGAGTACGACATTGTCGTCATGATGGACTACGATGCCAtgttcccctcccccgaggTGCCGCTCGAGTGGATGCTCAACTACTGGAAGATCGACAGGGACGTCATTGTGGCCATGGCAGAAGATCCTGCCGGTGAGCCCAACTTCGACGACTCGGAGAAGCACAAGGTCAACATCAACTCTGGCTTCATCATTGCGCAGGCCGGGGAGAAATCACAGCGCCTGTTCAAAGACTGGGCCGAATGTCCCTCCGAGGTGCGCTACAAGGGATGCGCCAAATGGGCCCAGACTTTGTTCCACGAGCAAGCTGCCTTCAGCACCCACGTCCGCTACGACTTTTTGGATGGCTACAGCATTGAAACCCACCCGCAATACATCCGCATGCTGCCGTGTCAGGAGGCCAACGGAATTCCCGAAGTATCCGGGTCTGGTTGTGTCGGACACCTCGTGCGCCACTattgggggaggaaaggCCTGACGAACCGGGAGTTTGGCCACAATGTGATGGCTGCCCTCACACCTCTGCTCGTGCAGGCCGCCTACAAAGAACCCGGCCATGTGGAGGATCTCCGGAGCAAAGTGCTCAAGGGCGCCGAGGTGTTGGATAAGCCCCCAGCGAGGTGA